CACTACATTATACGCACCTAGGTTAAACATGAGCCCGTCAACCTACAAATTGGGTGTATATCACGACGGATGTCAGATTCGCCGAGTTCCTTTTAGTAGATAACGTAGATAATGTGACGAAGATATAGAAGTTATATTGTGGTGTATCACAAACAGTGACATCTTTTGAACATTGTAGTCTCTTTGCTGGTACGCAAATTTCTCTAAACTCTCTTGGGAAAGTCTTGTGACGGAACGGGTTAAATAAGCTGACTGCTTACTTCTTGGCCGTCTTTTTTCATTTAGAAATTGTATGATTTCTTCAGCAGTCTCTATTCCAATGCCGTGTCCAAAAAATTTTCCTCCAGTCATAGCGATGGCATTTTCGCCTCTATAACTAGAATTCTCCTGGCTGAAGTCAGGGTTACTAAAATACACCACATCCCCAGGTAAATAATGATTCGCATAAAACGTATATAGACCTAGGTCAGGATCAGTGTGCCAACTATACAAATAAAGGTTTGGAAAATAGGCATTAAACATGGAAGTGCCAATACTATTTAACATGGCATGATAAAAGTTGATCACACTCGCTGTCGCACATTCAAATGCATAAAGGCTGCTGTTTTCAGAAAAAATATCTCGTATGGCATCAGATGGAAGAACATAGGGTTTTATTAGGAATCCGCCTGCTGGCGTCAAATTCCAGTAAGTAAGGTTGCATGTAGCATAGGCAAATCCTTCAAATGAAACATCGCTTTCATTCATGTCTTTTGCGCTCTCCATCATATTTTTTCGAAATGTAATATCAAATAACAATGATTGTATGGAAGGATAAGCATATAATTCACCAACGTTTTGCATTTGTTGAAGTATCTCTTTTTCCATCCTTCCAACATTCAATGATTCTGTTATTTGGAAAGGATTCCCTGATACTTGTAACATGGAAATTCCCCATTTCAAGCTTTTTATTGGTACCTATCCTATTCGGGGGTTGGCTTAAAGATGTGTTGTTTGCTTATACGTCAGTCATTTC
The sequence above is drawn from the Pontibacillus yanchengensis genome and encodes:
- a CDS encoding protein-glutamine gamma-glutamyltransferase, giving the protein MLQVSGNPFQITESLNVGRMEKEILQQMQNVGELYAYPSIQSLLFDITFRKNMMESAKDMNESDVSFEGFAYATCNLTYWNLTPAGGFLIKPYVLPSDAIRDIFSENSSLYAFECATASVINFYHAMLNSIGTSMFNAYFPNLYLYSWHTDPDLGLYTFYANHYLPGDVVYFSNPDFSQENSSYRGENAIAMTGGKFFGHGIGIETAEEIIQFLNEKRRPRSKQSAYLTRSVTRLSQESLEKFAYQQRDYNVQKMSLFVIHHNITSISSSHYLRYLLKGTRRI